From Toxorhynchites rutilus septentrionalis strain SRP chromosome 2, ASM2978413v1, whole genome shotgun sequence, a single genomic window includes:
- the LOC129765311 gene encoding alpha/beta hydrolase domain-containing protein 17B-like, producing MNGLSFSELCCLFCCPPCPGRIASKLAFLPPEPSYELKADDTANSKFTLNLLDRADWQYGDREKELFEAFFARSSRGNRVACLFVKCSTNARFTLLFSHGNAVDLGQMTSFFIGLGQRINCNIFSYDYSGYGMSTGKPTEKNLYADIDAAWQALRTRYGISPENIILYGQSIGTVPTVDLASRYEVGAVILHSPLMSGMRVAFPATKRTWFFDAFPSIDKVPKVTSPVLVIHGTEDEVIDFSHGMTIYEKCPRAVEPLWVEGAGHNDVEMYSQYLERLKQFVSVELVN from the exons atgaacggccTTAGCTTCAGCGAGTTGTGTTGTTTGTTCTGCTGTCCCCCATGTCCGGGCCGGATAGCATCGAAGCTTGCGTTCCTTCCCCCAGAACCCAGCTACGAATTGAAGGCGGATGATACGGCGAACAGTAAGTTCACGCTGAATCTGCTCGACCGGGCGGACTGGCAGTACGGAGATCGCGAGAAGGAGCTATTTGAGGCGTTTTTTGCACGATCCTCCAGGGGGAACCGAGTTGCCTGCTTGTTCGTAAAGTGCAGCACCAATGCAAG GTTCACCTTGCTCTTCTCACACGGCAATGCTGTGGATCTGGGCCAGATGACGAGCTTCTTCATCGGGTTGGGCCAGCGGATAAATTGCAATATCTTCAGCTATGACTACTCGGGGTACGGCATGAGCACAGGCAAACCAACGGAGAAAAATCTGTACGCGGATATCGATGCCGCCTGGCAGGCTCTGAGGACACGATACGGCATCAGTCCGGAGAATATCATCCTCTACGGTCAAAGCATAGGGACAGTGCCGACAGTGGATCTGGCCAGCCGGTACGAGGTAGGAGCAGTGATATTACACTCACCACTAATGTCGGGCATGCGCGTTGCGTTCCCAGCGACGAAGCGAACGTGGTTCTTCGACGCTTTCCCCAG CATCGACAAAGTTCCCAAAGTTACCTCGCCGGTACTGGTGATACATGGCACCGAGGACGAGGTGATTGATTTTTCCCATGGCATGACGATCTATGAAAAATGTCCCCGAGCGGTGGAACCGCTGTGGGTCGAAGGAGCCGGACACAATGACGTAGAAATGTACAGCCAATATTTGGAGCGACTAAAGCAATTCGTGTCGGTGGAGCTGGTCAACTGA
- the LOC129765673 gene encoding uncharacterized protein LOC129765673: MKGMAKKWREWRRMVIMMMILTRHHGSDAGSAYNLAAGVSALVSSASVPPSHSHASNSHNNSKRSNDSTRSNTKATVHINGVAVDHFQQNSDVDEDRVSMMADSGAICQNSDVQGFISYSSDSSMIELNLKFRKCACNENIMNLSKENLLERANQQKEQRSPEPPLAAHPASKDVVTGVGDAFAATTTTTTLFSKEGKSKKKLQLNKDNLNSLVNKLNDTNSSSTSGTKCRLSLDINNILNQVVSEKKITSEDKMQTEQESVEIIADSAELLVGEGYNATLEVVDEFDESHSRAASWSPLLPSPCSPSPASSVAADCSSCLQRRHSENVECRSIGIQHGLKPNYNRKKHLRRGKTQAEEIIVISDEFRRQSISDQKVKIQKAKKYSKSMEMIERKQEGNSNASGGAVECLHLEEDTLTIVVDQSVKANGHSKSKSKSVDDISLNSEHNEEEFGSLRGTNANEANSVELVFISDKFVQRKSKTDSDIIIVDINKKSLKRKRSSNKNLIIITDDYKEKTSSSVNNDVKIVKSSSLKGKDLRRKTTISNSNSFLTYEEPFSPETLENKDIGAMFAEESAAASK; this comes from the exons ATGAAGGGGATGGCGAAGAAGTGGAGGGAATGGCGGAGGATggtgataatgatgatgatcttAACACGG CATCACGGGTCGGACGCTGGCAGCGCGTACAATTTGGCTGCTGGCGTTTCGGCTCTCGTTTCCTCTGCCAGTGTTCCGCCCTCTCACTCCCACGCTAGCAATAGTCACAACAACAGCAAACGGAGTAACGACTCGACCCGCAGTAACACCAAAGCCACGGTTCACATTAACGGGGTTGCGGTCGACCACTTCCAGCAGAACTCTGACGTTGACGAGGATCGGGTCTCGATGATGGCCGATTCCGGGGCGATCTGCCAGAACAGTGATGTCCAAGGTTTTATCTCGTATTCCAGCGACAGCAGTATGATCGAGTTGAACCTAAAGTTCAGGAAGTGCGCGTGTAATGAGAATATAATGAATCTTTCCAAAGAAAATCTTCTGGAGCGAGCAAACCAGCAGAAGGAACAACGAAGCCCGGAACCACCGCTTGCCGCTCACCCTGCTAGCAAAGACGTCGTAACAGGAGTCGGGGATGCTTTCGCGGCAACCACTACCACCACCACCTTGTTCAGCAAAGAAGGTAAAAGTAAGAAAAAGTTACAATTGAACAAAGACAATTTGAATAGTTTAGTGAATAAACTGAATGATACGAATAGCTCATCCACTTCGGGTACAAAATGTAGATTATCGTtagatataaacaatattttaaatcaGGTCGTTAgcgagaaaaaaatcacatcggaAGACAAAATGCAAACTGAGCAAGAATCGGTGGAAATCATTGCTGACAGTGCCGAGCTGCTAGTGGGTGAGGGGTATAATGCAACGTTAGAGGTAGTAGACGAGTTCGATGAGAGTCATTCCAGGGCAGCCAGTTGGTCGCCGCTGCTTCCCTCCCCGTGTTCCCCGTCCCCGGCATCAAGTGTGGCCGCTGATTGCTCGAGTTGTCTGCAGAGGCGTCACAGCGAGAACGTCGAGTGTAGGTCCATCGGTATCCAGCACGGGCTGAAACCGAACTACAACCGCAAGAAGCATCTGCGCAGGGGTAAAACTCAAGCCGAAGAAATAATCGTAATCTCTGACGAGTTTCGTAGACAATCAATTTCCGACCAGAAGGTCAAAATTCAGAAGgcgaaaaaatattccaaatcgATGGAAATGATCGAACGGAAGCAGGAGGGAAATTCGAACGCTTCAGGAGGAGCGGTTGAGTGCCTTCATTTGGAAGAAGACACCCTAACCATCGTGGTCGACCAAAGCGTCAAAGCCAACGGCCATTCGAAGTCCAAATCAAAATCGGTAGACGATATCTCACTGAATTCCGAGCATAACGAGGAAGAGTTTGGTTCATTGAGGGGCACCAATGCGAACGAGGCGAACAGCGTTGAGCTGGTGTTCATATCGGACAAATTCGTTCAGCGCAAGAGCAAAACCGACTCTGACATTATCATTGTGGATATAAACAAGAAAAGTTTGAAAAGAAAAAGATCGTCCAACAAAAATCTGATTATCATTACCGACGATTACAAGGAGAAGACCTCCTCCAGTGTGAACAACGATGTGAAAATCGTGAAGAGCAGTTCGCTAAAGGGGAAAGATCTCCGCCGCAAGACGACAATCTCGAACTCGAACAGCTTCCTAACCTACGAGGAACCATTCTCGCCGGAGACCCTCGAGAACAAAGACATTGGGGCAATGTTTGCCGAAGAGTCGGCTGCGGCCTCGAAGTAG